A window of the Henckelia pumila isolate YLH828 chromosome 3, ASM3356847v2, whole genome shotgun sequence genome harbors these coding sequences:
- the LOC140890722 gene encoding uncharacterized protein, translated as MAAVSPSRGGGERKHWWLTNRKMVERYVREAKMLIATQEASDVSSALGLLEAALAVAPRMEVALELKARCLLYLRRFKEVADMLQDYIPSLKLVVSEDASSSGLSDSSSAQLSKEQVKLLSSDGGPLDRNDTVFKCFSVSDLKKKVMAGLCKNVEREGQWRYSVLGQACCHLGLMEDAMVLLQTGKRLATAAFRRESISLSDDVFTSNKFPLSDDILPDNYPQNPPKTESESISQLLCQIKLLIRRKTAAIAALDAGLFSESIRHFSKIVDGRRGAPQGFLSECYVHRAVAFQSAGRVAEAIADCNRALALDTSCIEALTVRATLFETIGCLPDSLHDLEHLKLLYNSILRDRKLPGPAWKRQNIQYREIPGKLCSLASKIQQLKQRVAAGEIGHVDYYALIGLRRGCSRSEVERAHLLLNLKHKPDKSSGFIERCEFADEKEVDSVRDRAKLSSLLLYRMIQKGYTSVMATILDEESAEKQRKKTAAAIIPQPSVAKMDSTPKAISESANCKNNSTTMIVTTPPASVFQGVFCRDLSAVGNLLSQTGFNRPMTVKYEALSC; from the exons ATGGCTGCAGTGTCTCCGTCTCGCGGCGGAGGGGAGAGGAAACACTGGTGGCTCACCAATAGAAAG ATGGTGGAGAGATATGTGAGGGAGGCGAAGATGTTGATTGCCACGCAAGAGGCTTCGGATGTGTCGTCGGCGTTGGGTCTTCTGGAGGCGGCGCTGGCGGTGGCGCCGCGCATGGAGGTGGCGCTGGAGCTGAAGGCGCGGTGTTTGCTGTATCTCCGGCGGTTTAAGGAGGTTGCGGATATGCTTCAGGACTATATTCCCAGCCTGAAATTGGTGGTCTCCGAGGATGCCTCGTCGTCGGGGTTATCGGATAGCTCGTCCGCCCAGCTGTCGAAGGAGCAAGTCAAGCTTCTTTCCTCCGACGGCGGCCCTCTGGATCGCAACGACACTGTGTTCAAGTGTTTCTCTGTGTCGGATTTGAAGAAGAAGGTGATGGCGGGTCTGTGCAAAAACGTCGAGAGAGAAGGGCAATGGAG GTACTCTGTATTAGGCCAAGCATGTTGCCACCTGGGCTTAATGGAGGACGCGATGGTGCTTCTCCAGACCGGAAAACGTCTCGCCACCGCTGCCTTCCGCCGTGAAAGCATTTCACTGTCGGACGATGTATTCACATCCAACAAATTCCCTCTCTCAGACGACATTCTGCCTGATAATTACCCACAAAACCCGCCAAAAACCGAGTCCGAGAGCATTTCCCAACTCCTCTGCCAGATAAAACTCCTCATACGCCGCAAGACCGCAGCGATAGCTGCCCTCGACGCCGGTCTCTTCTCCGAATCCATCCGGCATTTCTCCAAGATCGTGGATGGCCGTCGGGGTGCTCCACAGGGGTTCCTATCCGAATGCTACGTGCACCGCGCCGTAGCTTTTCAATCAGCCGGTCGAGTGGCGGAAGCAATAGCAGATTGCAACAGAGCGTTAGCTCTAGACACCAGCTGCATCGAAGCGCTCACCGTTAGAGCGACTTTATTCGAAACCATCGGATGTTTGCCCGATAGTCTCCACGATCTCGAACACTTGAAACTGCTGTACAATTCGATTCTCCGTGATCGAAAATTGCCAGGACCAGCCTGGAAGAGACAAAACATCCAGTATAGAGAAATCCCAGGAAAATTATGTTCATTGGCTTCGAAAATCCAGCAACTAAAGCAAAGGGTGGCTGCTGGCGAAATCGGTCATGTTGATTACTATGCCCTTATTGGATTGAGGAGAGGGTGCTCTAGATCAGAGGTAGAAAGAGCTCATTTGCTGCTAAACCTCAAACACAAGCCCGATAAATCCTCGGGTTTCATCGAAAGGTGCGAGTTTGCGGACGAGAAAGAGGTGGATTCGGTTCGAGATAGAGCCAAGTTATCCTCTCTTCTCCTCTACAGAATGATTCAGAAAGGGTACACTAGTGTAATGGCAACAATCTTAGACGAAGAATCGGCTGAAAAACAGAGAAAGAAGACCGCCGCGGCCATCATCCCCCAACCATCAGTCGCTAAGATGGATTCAACTCCCAAAGCCATCTCAGAATCCGCGAATTGCAAGAACAACAGTACTACTATGATCGTGACAACCCCACCAGCATCAGTGTTTCAAGGAGTTTTCTGCCGTGACCTCTCCGCCGTTGGGAATTTGCTGTCTCAGACAGGCTTTAACCGTCCGATGACTGTTAAGTACGAGGCATTGAGCTGTTAA